A genomic window from Enoplosus armatus isolate fEnoArm2 chromosome 20, fEnoArm2.hap1, whole genome shotgun sequence includes:
- the LOC139303839 gene encoding pepsin A-like encodes MKWAFVVCAMVALSECLVQVPLEKGKTAREFLEEQGRWEEYRLKYPYNPMAKFDERFAVGSESMTNDADLAYYGIISIGTPPQSFKVIFDTGSSNLWVPSIYCSSAACNNHDKFNPGSSSTYRNNGNPLRIQYGTGSMTGFLGYDTVTVGGLPVTNQIFGLSQTEAPFMQYMRADGILGLAYPHLSASGATPVFDNMMREGLVNQDLFSVYLSPNSQQGSVVTFGGIDPNHYYGSISWIPLSNELYWQITVDSVTVNGQVVACNGGCQAIVDTGTSLIVGPQSSISNINSAVGASLQNGDYVVNCNNIYQVPDVTFNIHGQQFTIPGSAYIHHSQYYGCRTGFGNGGDNLWILGDVFIRQYYAIFNRSQNMVGLAQAR; translated from the exons ATGAAGTGGGCCTTTGTTGTGTGTGCCATGGTGGCACTGTCTGAGTGCCTCGTCCA GGTCCCTCTGGAGAAAGGTAAGACAGCCAGGGAGTTCCTGGAGGAGCAGGGTCGATGGGAGGAGTACAGGCTCAAGTACCCATACAACCCCATGGCCAAGTTTGACGAGCGCTTTGCAGTGGGCAGCGAGTCCATGACCAATGATGCTGAT cTGGCTTACTATGGAATCATCTCCATTGGAACCCCCCCCCAGTCCTTCAAGGTCATCTTTGACACCGGCTCGTCTAACCTGTGGGTGCCCTCCATCTACTGCAGCAGTGCAGCCTGCA ATAACCATGACAAGTTTAaccctggcagcagcagcacctacAGAAACAACGGCAATCCTCTCAGAATCCAATACGGCACCGGTAGCATGACTGGCTTCCTTGGTTACGACACTGTGACG GTTGGTGGGCTTCCTGTGACGAACCAGATCTTCGGCTTGAGCCAGACTGAGGCTCCCTTCATGCAGTACATGCGTGCTGATGGTATCCTGGGGCTGGCATACCCACACCTGTCTGCTTCCGGAGCTACACCTGTCTTCGACAACATGATGAGGGAGGGCCTGGTCAACCAGGACCTCTTCTCTGTGTACCTGAGCCC TAACTCGCAGCAAGGCAGTGTGGTGACCTTCGGTGGTATTGACCCCAATCATTACTATGGTTCCATCTCCTGGATTCCCCTCTCCAATGAGCTGTACTGGCAGATCACCGTTGACAG TGTTACTGTCAATGGTCAGGTTGTGGCTTGCAATGGTGGTTGCCAGGCTATCGTGGACACTGGCACTTCTCTGATTGTTGGACCTCAGAGCAGCATCAGCAACATCAACAGTGCTGTGGGAGCAAGTCTCCAGAACGGGGAC TATGTTGTCAACTGTAACAACATATACCAAGTTCCCGATGTGACCTTCAACATCCACGGACAGCAATTCACCATCCCAGGCTCTGCCTACATCCACCAC TCTCAATACTATGGCTGCCGCACTGGCTTTGGCAACGGAGGTGACAACCTGTGGATCCTGGGTGATGTCTTCATCAGACAGTACTACGCCATCTTTAACAGATCCCAGAATATGGTGGGTTTGGCCCAGGCTAGATAA